From the Endozoicomonas sp. Mp262 genome, the window AAACACCTTCCCCCCACTCTCTCTGTCCAGTATTTCCCCTTGGATAATGACTCCAAATTTCAGCCTTATGTGGGTGTAGGGCTAAACTACACCAACTTTTTTAGTGAGGAGGCAGATGACAGCTTGACCACCACCCTAGGCCAAGAGTTTGATCTCGAGCTTAAAAATTCATGGGGAGTAGCTGCTCAGGCAGGTCTCGATTACGAAATCACAGATAACATCATGGTGAATGCCGCCATCTGGTATATCGATATTAAAACCGAGGCCACCTTTACCGGCAAAAACGATGGCAGCAAAATCGAGGCTGATAATGTATCCATCGACCCACTGGTTTATATGCTGGGGATTGGGTATAAATTCTAGCCCAACTCTTTCATAAACTGTTCTCAATCTTGTGTACAGCCACATGGATGTGGTTGAGGGCTGAAGCTCACAGTCATGTCAAAGTCAGCTATTCCCGCATGATGAACGTCGATGATCGTTGGTATTGACAATAAGGCAGCAAAAATAATGAAGCCGATCAAAACTGAGCCGCCAATTAACAAAGCGGAGCTTTAAAGAAAAAATGTCACCCCTGAACGTAGCTACGATATGGCCGGTTATGATGTATCGAATGGAATCACCCTTTTCTCTTCAATACCATGAGTTACTGTGTAAAAAAGCCCCTCCCACGTTTTTATCAGCCAATGCAAAAAATAGCCCTGTATCCATTTCCATAATGCTATACGGACTCCTTTTGAGCGGGTTCTTAAAGCTTCCTGAAACTGGGGACAGCACAGTTCCTGTATTTGATCTACGAGAAAAGCAAGCATCGTCAGATAGGCCAGATTTGTGGCTAAGTGCTTCTCACCGTGACCGTAGTTATGTTCGAGATCGTAGCCTTGATTTTTCAGGGTGTTAAACGTCTGGTTCTCAATATGCCATCGGCAGCGCCCTCCTTTCATGACGGGTTCTATGGTTTCTTCGTTAAGCGGAATATCAGTCACCCAGCACCAGATATGCTGTTTACCTTTTTTATCGGTTTCGACAAAATCAAGCACATTAACCTGTTCTGCATATTTTGCCTTGTTCAGCCTGACGTCATTGGCATAGCGAAACCACCACTTAATTCCAGTCTCTTCATTAACTTTTTCAGCACGGTGAACTTTTCCTTCTTTATCCAGCTCATCCATCGCTTCAACCAGCGAGGCATGGTTGCCATCTTTCGCGACAATGATGTAATGCCAGCCATAACTCTTAATCAGTTGGACAGTGGGGTTGTCAGCATAAAGACTGTCCAGAAGAATAACGAACTTTAGACGTGGGTGATGCTCTCGTATGGTGGCAAACAACCGTTTAATGGCATTTTTTTCACAGTCATTTTTGGTCGAACCGTCCTGGCAAACTATGGCTTCCGGTGCCAATGGCAAGACTGTTTTTTGATCCGGGTGAGCAATGCATGCTGCCATTAACTGGTGGTAGTGAGCTTCGTTGGCCTTTCCCTTATTTTTAGTACAGCACTCCTGACAAGGTTTTTTATTATTGCAGGAGTAAAATAGCCCAGTTCCATCGATCGGGAGCAAGTAGTGATTTTTCAAGTTCCCGCAGTGAAATTCGAATGCCTTCAGTAATCCGCCCCTTTGGACGTTAGACAGCAATGTCTTAAAAGGCTTTTTGAACTCTACGGGATCTATTGGATCCAGGATTTCCCGCATACTGGTATCACAGGGAGCACGTTTTTTTATCTGATACAGGTGCTCAAGGTTATGCCTTACTTCTTGCTCTGTTTTATCACGCTCAAACGAGAGGAGCGATGGGTACTTGAGATGCATCATGGCAAAAGCGGACATGGAGGCATCATGTATTGTTATTTTTCTGGAATCCTTGTTTGGTCGGACATCTGGAATTTGCTCATAACTTTCAGAAATCGTAGTAATTAAACTGTTTGCACAAAGATGCTTACGACTTTTTTGGAATGGATAAGCCATGAGAGACAGCCATTGATAAAGTATCCCTATCAAAAGTAGACGTTATTTTGTGCGAAATCACTCCATTTGGAATTTACTGTAAGCCTTGCTGTTGCAGTGATTTAATTGATGTCACGGGAATAGCTGTGTCAAAGTCAGGCTATTGTGCGTTAACGTCCTGAAAAGCATAGATCAGCAATTTATGCCGAACAGTTCTTGCTTTTATTTTTCCACTGATCAAAAAATAGAACCACTGCTACCAGCAATGCTCCGATACCAAGCAGTACGGCATGGGTATACCGATTATTCAATTCATTCAGGGCAATCATGGTTTCAGGAGCGAAGACTCTGCCCAGCCCCGAAAGCAAAAACAGCAAACCTACAAACTTCCCCCAGTAGGATTTCCTGAATTCAAGTCATAAATGCATAACCCATGACTTTTCTTGCATTCACTCCAGTTAACTCTTTGAATGCCTCATATGGTGTTTTGTAACCGAGGCATTTCCTGGGCCTGCTGTTCAGCTTGTCTACCGCAATGATAACGTCTCTTTCTTTGACGTTATGAAGCTCCATTGATTTGGGAAAGTACTGCCTGAGCAGCCCATTGGCATTCTCATTCTGGCCTCTCTCCCAAGAGTGGTAGGGCACAGCAAAGTAGCTGTCGCAGCTCAAGGCTTTGTTGATTGCTTCATGCTGAGCAAATTCCTTACCGTTGTCGTAAGTGATCGTTTTAACAAACCTTTTCAGGGGCTTGAGTGTATCAATCACTGCCTGTTTAACCGCTTTTGCTTTCTTTCCTGGCAGCGGAACAGCAAGGCGCAGTTTAGTCTTTCGCTCATCCAGTGTGGCAATGGCACCCTTATGGTTTTTGCCGATTACGGTATCCGCCTCCCAGTCACCAACACGCCCCCTGTTGTTGACGATCTCCGGGCGCTCTTCAATACCTACCCGGTTAGGTATGCCTGTTCGGTTATGAGCTGAACCATATCGCTTTCGGTACGTTTTTTTCTGATGGCGCAAGTGTTTATACAGGGTACCGTCAGTGCGCTTATCATCCTCTATGAACTGGTAAATCGTCTCATGATGCAACTTGATTATCCCTTCTTTTTCAAGCCTTCCAGCCACTTGCTCAGGACTCCAGTCAGCCCGGATATCTTGAGCAATCCGTCGCTTAATATCTTCCGTCAACTTCACCGCCTTGGGTTTTTCCTTATGACGCTGTTGAGCCTTACGATGAGCCTGCTGGTGCCTGTAACCACGCTGCCCTGTGTTGCGTCCTAACTCCCGTGACAGCGAACTCTGTGAACGCCCGAGTTTTTCTGCAATTTTATTTTGAGAAGTCCCATTTTTCAGTTCGATTTCGATATAATGTCTCTCTTCAGAGCTAAGGTGCTTAAAGGCCATCCTTGGCGTCCTCTGTTTGGTTTGGTTGCTTAACAGAGTACCCCTGAGTTCTGATTCACTTCAAAGGCTCTGTAACAACCCTCTGGTTACAGAGGTTATGCATTTATGATACAAATTCAGGTTTTCCTATTATTGCCCATAAACCAAGCACCGCAAGCAAAACCCCAATCACCTGTATGTTCACAGTGTCGCTCAGTATATTCACTGCAATATCAGGAAACAAAAAATGGAAAAAAGAGCTCAATACAAAAAAGCTAATAATGCTAAGGAGTGAGTAAAGGGTATGATTAATCTTATTCATTGTTTAAGTTTTATTCGAATATTTTTGTGAAAGTAACTGGATATTTAACCAGCTCATTAGTAAGTTCTCAATAACTGCTGGATAGCTGCAAAATTCTGATATACATCTATCCTTCCCTCATGCAACCCCCAATCAATCAAGAGCAAGTGTACTCACCTGCGAGATTACTGAATCTTGTTGCTCAGCAGCAAGGGCAGATTACTCAGCAGCAAGAGCAGATAGCGAAGCTTCAAGCGCTTGTTGAGGCACTGCAAGCGCAGATTCGTCGTCTTAAAAAACTGCCGCCAAAGCCTGATATCAGACCCAATACAAAACCAAAAGATGATGGTAAAAAGGGTGATAATGGTCCCGGTGATGACAACGAACCGCCTGATAATTCAGGGAAACGTAAGGTTGAGAAGCCTGGCGAACGAACACGAAAAAATCGCCAACAGCCTGATAAGCCAGCAACAGAAAAAATCATCACCGTAGAAGTATCTGATGTCCCGTCTGGTTCGACACCAAACGGATTTAGCTCTTTTTCTGTACAAGAGCTGACTATTCAGGCGTTCACGGTCGAGTATCATTTGGAGCAATGGCAGACGCCCGACGGACAAACCATCACAGCAAAACCTCCCGAAAGCCTGCATGGACATCACTATGGACCACAACTCCAGTCCTATTTGTTGTACCAGCATCACGGTTGCTCGGTGACTCAGCCGCAGCTGTTGGACTGGTTGTGGGATATAGGAATCTCAATGTCCGCGGGAGAACTTCATCGGCTACTCACTGAAGGTCATACTGACTTTCATGAAGAAAAAGACGCTTTGCTGGCAACAGGGTTCAAATGCTCCCGCTACATCCAGACCGATGACACCGGAGCTAGGCATAAAGGACAAAATGGCTACTGTACCATTATCAACAATGAGCTATTTGCCTGGTTTGAGAGCACAGGCAGTAAGAGTAGGGAAAACTTCCTGAGCCTCTTGCATCGCCCCTGGA encodes:
- a CDS encoding outer membrane beta-barrel protein → MKKLPLAAFISTIAAFSSMTHAHQAGDIILRAGAAHVAPSNVSSSTITKDSSSLGAKVDSINSNTQLGLTGTYMLTDNIGIELLAATPFKHTIKGKGGTLDSLGISELGTTKHLPPTLSVQYFPLDNDSKFQPYVGVGLNYTNFFSEEADDSLTTTLGQEFDLELKNSWGVAAQAGLDYEITDNIMVNAAIWYIDIKTEATFTGKNDGSKIEADNVSIDPLVYMLGIGYKF
- a CDS encoding transposase, which gives rise to MAYPFQKSRKHLCANSLITTISESYEQIPDVRPNKDSRKITIHDASMSAFAMMHLKYPSLLSFERDKTEQEVRHNLEHLYQIKKRAPCDTSMREILDPIDPVEFKKPFKTLLSNVQRGGLLKAFEFHCGNLKNHYLLPIDGTGLFYSCNNKKPCQECCTKNKGKANEAHYHQLMAACIAHPDQKTVLPLAPEAIVCQDGSTKNDCEKNAIKRLFATIREHHPRLKFVILLDSLYADNPTVQLIKSYGWHYIIVAKDGNHASLVEAMDELDKEGKVHRAEKVNEETGIKWWFRYANDVRLNKAKYAEQVNVLDFVETDKKGKQHIWCWVTDIPLNEETIEPVMKGGRCRWHIENQTFNTLKNQGYDLEHNYGHGEKHLATNLAYLTMLAFLVDQIQELCCPQFQEALRTRSKGVRIALWKWIQGYFLHWLIKTWEGLFYTVTHGIEEKRVIPFDTS
- a CDS encoding IS30 family transposase, producing MAFKHLSSEERHYIEIELKNGTSQNKIAEKLGRSQSSLSRELGRNTGQRGYRHQQAHRKAQQRHKEKPKAVKLTEDIKRRIAQDIRADWSPEQVAGRLEKEGIIKLHHETIYQFIEDDKRTDGTLYKHLRHQKKTYRKRYGSAHNRTGIPNRVGIEERPEIVNNRGRVGDWEADTVIGKNHKGAIATLDERKTKLRLAVPLPGKKAKAVKQAVIDTLKPLKRFVKTITYDNGKEFAQHEAINKALSCDSYFAVPYHSWERGQNENANGLLRQYFPKSMELHNVKERDVIIAVDKLNSRPRKCLGYKTPYEAFKELTGVNARKVMGYAFMT
- a CDS encoding transposase, coding for MQPPINQEQVYSPARLLNLVAQQQGQITQQQEQIAKLQALVEALQAQIRRLKKLPPKPDIRPNTKPKDDGKKGDNGPGDDNEPPDNSGKRKVEKPGERTRKNRQQPDKPATEKIITVEVSDVPSGSTPNGFSSFSVQELTIQAFTVEYHLEQWQTPDGQTITAKPPESLHGHHYGPQLQSYLLYQHHGCSVTQPQLLDWLWDIGISMSAGELHRLLTEGHTDFHEEKDALLATGFKCSRYIQTDDTGARHKGQNGYCTIINNELFAWFESTGSKSRENFLSLLHRPWKTYSVTQDALDYLEKFDYPEKWLSIIRQYMGVTFLNREAWEAALNDHGLTGKTRRKQAAEALIYSSLMAHGMGHLTTFSDGAQQFNVFNHAQCWVHAERGLAKVHPVNEQQASAQYWCRTWFWAIYNDLKVFKASPDKSKAQNIRRDFKALTNTQVDFPDLQDALSGLVVIEKELLQVLDAPSLPLHNNLSESQIREYVKRRKISGGTKSKAGRKCRDTFASLKKTCRLYGLSFWHYLKDRIMGSGSFPWLPDLIEQASSDFSCGLTSSY